GCCGTTGCGAACAGAGTCGGGACCTTTCGCCGCTACGGGCTGGATATGCGCCGCCTGAACCTCGGGACGTCCACCCCCATTGATCAGACGTAACCCAGTCATTGCGCACCGGTTCGTGTATGCGGTGCGCACATTGTACATGAAAGACTTTTCGCGGAACAGACGAGTAACCGTCACCTCGACCATTGGCCGCTCGAAGGGAATATCCGGCTCCGAAATTTCGTTCTGAAGTCCGCCAAGTGCCGTTTCGAGCTCTTGTCCTATGATCGGCGAGTATCCCGCCTTCAATATTTTATTGAACTCGCTCTCGGACAATAGTCGTACCGCGCTACCGAAAGCTCCTTTGTTCGTACTACCGTCCTCCTTTTGAAGTGCGTTTTCGTAGTACATAGAACCTTCAGCGAACGGGACCGTGCTCGCAAAATCTTGGTAGTCGGCTACAAAAGCGAAATAGTGATCGGGAAGGTCCTTATCCTCCACAATCTCCTTGACACGAGCGAAACCAAAGTAAGCTTGTCTTCCACCTGAGCTGGACAACTCTGACGTCGATCGACGGGGCTCGTAGTAGACTATGTAGTCACCCACTGTTTGCTTAGCTCGATCAAGATATCGACGAGGAAAATGGTAACGGAATTCAGGCAAATCCTTATAACTCGGAGTTACCTTGGTGGTAAAAACGGCGTTGGCCATTGGTCCGTGAACTCGCTCAAGCGCCTAGATACCCCCTAGGGTAGAACAGCCCATGTGGGTTTGGATAGCCCATTTACTCCAACACCCTCGCCCGCACATCCGCATCCGGCACGAAGCATTCGTCGTACTTTCCGAAAATCCGGTAGCGGTTG
This portion of the Bradyrhizobium sp. AZCC 2262 genome encodes:
- a CDS encoding HNH endonuclease, with protein sequence MANAVFTTKVTPSYKDLPEFRYHFPRRYLDRAKQTVGDYIVYYEPRRSTSELSSSGGRQAYFGFARVKEIVEDKDLPDHYFAFVADYQDFASTVPFAEGSMYYENALQKEDGSTNKGAFGSAVRLLSESEFNKILKAGYSPIIGQELETALGGLQNEISEPDIPFERPMVEVTVTRLFREKSFMYNVRTAYTNRCAMTGLRLINGGGRPEVQAAHIQPVAAKGPDSVRNGLALSGTVHWMFDRGLISVGDDYKILVAKNHVPEDAARLLNKSGAIYLPKDETLHPNAHFLRFHRDNVFKG